DNA from Metabacillus flavus:
TCCATAAAAACTCGCTTTTTGAAGGAGTCGGCTTGCTGTCTCCGCAATAGATCCTCGTATCCTTAAGATGGATAAACGTAACATCCTCTGCCTGTTCAACGTTTTGCTTGCTTGCATCCAGCAATTTTTCACTAATTGCTTTCGAGAGGTCATTTCCCCCCTCGAACTTCCCGCTCATTTCTTCAAAATATTCTCTCGCTGATACGAGCGTCCCGGTAATAAGAGAACCCTTCATGTTTAATGTAATATCAAGTGAGAAATCATGCTTATTTGCCGCATGCGTCAGCATTTCTAAAATGCTATCCTTTGAGTTTCCACTCATGGCAGGCCCTCCTCTGATTCAGTAATTAGTTTGATGTTTTAACTGTATCGTCTTCGCTTTTTACGACTGTTTCACTGCTGTTCTCCGATGCTTCCTTAGCTGCAGCTGGTGCTTTCTTTACTTTTGCTGTTCTTGACCGCGCAGCTGTTTTTGCAGGGGCAGGCTTAGGTTTTTCTGTTTCAACAGTTTCTTCTTCCGTCTTAGCCTGAGCCTCTGAACCAGTTTTGCTGTCATCTTGATCATCTGTTTCATCCTGATCGCCTGTATCTGTTTCTTCCGTAGCAGCTGTATTTTTCAGCTCATTTGTTTCTTGTTTGTCATTAGTATTGTCAGTTTCATCTGTAATTGATTCGTTTTCATCATCTACAGCATTTTGAATGGATTTTTCGTTTTCTTTTTCAGAAGACGGTTCCTCTTTTTCTTCAGTGGCTGTGCTTGCTGTTTGGGATTGAGCATCCTGCTGCTCATTCTCAGCTGTTTCCTGCTCTTCAGACTTTGATTTATCCTCTTTTTTCACAATATACAGCGCTGATTTCTTAATCTTTTCGGCTGCTTCCTGCGTTTTGGATGTGCTTTTGTCCTTCAGTGAGGAGAATTTTTCTTTCGTGCTTCCTCCGAATTGCTTGCAGCTGTCTA
Protein-coding regions in this window:
- the gvpU gene encoding gas vesicle accessory protein GvpU — its product is MSGNSKDSILEMLTHAANKHDFSLDITLNMKGSLITGTLVSAREYFEEMSGKFEGGNDLSKAISEKLLDASKQNVEQAEDVTFIHLKDTRIYCGDSKPTPSKSEFLWRGRLDQTDGFFIGKISED
- a CDS encoding YtxH domain-containing protein, whose product is MEKNNQKQSKVKPVKAENSKQDKQQTQDKTAKAKRPAVDKNFVSGSLVGALAGIGATLLLAPKTGKDMRSSIGKQSSSVLDSCKQFGGSTKEKFSSLKDKSTSKTQEAAEKIKKSALYIVKKEDKSKSEEQETAENEQQDAQSQTASTATEEKEEPSSEKENEKSIQNAVDDENESITDETDNTNDKQETNELKNTAATEETDTGDQDETDDQDDSKTGSEAQAKTEEETVETEKPKPAPAKTAARSRTAKVKKAPAAAKEASENSSETVVKSEDDTVKTSN